In Ignisphaera sp., the DNA window CTCTATACATGGGACGACAGTTTTCTATTCATCCTGTTAAACTTGAGAATGAAGTAAATGAAGAATGGGAACAGAAGAGGTATAGGCCTATGGGTATTGCTACAATAAAAGCAAAGGTTGTAGACTCTAGTGATTCAATATTCATGCCAGCAATATACAATGTAGATGATGTTGAGGTAATTGAAGGTAATGAAGAAGCTATTAAGGTATCTAAGGTCGTAAGTTATGAAGGTTTGTACATAGATTTAGCAACACCAGGTGAAGATGTGATTGTTAGAGGTAAACTTGAAGAGGTTATAGATCTAAAGACTAGTGAAAAGCATTATCAGATTACTGTAGGAACTTACGAAGCTGGTGGAAAAGACTATATAAAACCAGTTAAATGGTTTAAACATAAATAACTTGAGTGAAAAAAATGAGGTTACTGGTATCAATAAAAGATGCTAACGAAGTTGAAGATGCCATTTTAGGTGGAGCAGATATTATAGATGTTAAAGATCCTTCTACTGGTAGTCTTGGGCTTCCCGAATTTGCTGTACTTAAAGATGTTGTGAATATCGTGAAAAGTTATTCTAGTAAAGAGGTGAGTATGGCTTTAGGCGATATAAGTGGATACTGCAAGAAGCTTAGTTATGTAGCGTTTTCCGCCTCGATGTTGAATGTAGATTATCTAAAGCTGGGCATAGCGCTAAAGGATGTAGATGAAATTAAACGCATTATAATGAGTGTCTCAGAGGCTATTGATTCATTATCTAGACCAAAACTTGTAGTTGTAGGTTATGCAGACTTTCGTTATGAAGGTTTTATCGAACCTACTGTATTGATAGATATAGCTATTGCAACAAAGGTTCAGGGTGTTATGATAGATACGTTTAGAAAGAATGGTATTAATACATTCAATTTACTTACTATTGATTACCTTAGGAACTTCGTTACATTTGCTCATAATCAAGGTCTTTTAGCCGCCATAGCTGGTGGAATAAATATGGAGCATCTTCCGCTCTGTGCTAAACTAGGATTTGATGTTGTTGGTGTAAGAGGAGCAGTATGTGTGGGAAAGAGAACTGATAGAATATCTAGAGAACGGGTTAAACTATTTAAGGAACTCCTTAAAAGTTTAGAAATAAGTAAGGAGAAGAGTATCTCTACATCCAGTACGTAACGTAGAGTATTTCATAGTTAAGGCATCACTATCGTGTATGTATCTTCCTCCATACTCACAATTTTATAAAGTAGTTCTGGTCTTAATACATTGAATATGATTAAAGGTATTTTATACATTTTAACCAAATTTATTGTGTAGCTATCGAAAACATTTTGTCGTTTTATATCATCTGACTTAATTATCTTCATTATCTCTCCTTTTTCATTAGTTATACCATTAACCATCTTTCCCAAGAGCACCATATTTGCTCTTAAGAGTTTAGCTATAAATATAGATATGGAATCGCTCGTAATGTCCCATGTGTGAGGAAGTTCATCATTTGTTTTAAGTATTTGGTATGGCATAACTATCGGTATAAGTCTTAAGCTTAAAGCTTTATAAACATCGTCTATGGTATAAGCTTCTACACAATTTGTATTAAAGTGTTTTAGGTATAGTCCGTATATCTCCATAGACTTTATGGCCATCCAATGAGCTGTATCATCATCTATTTCTGTATTATCTTGAATCTCCTTAACTAAGTCAGAGAATATACTTCCCCCAGGAACAATAGCTATACGAGTTCTTTCACTATTCAGTTTTGCTACAACATTCATTAAATCTTTAACTTTATTGGGAAGGTTGATAAGATGCCCGCTTACCTTAAGCACCACTAAATCCATTTTTCTTTACAGCCTCTATCACCATTAAGGCTGCGCCATAGGCTGGTATAACTGAGGCTAAAGGTTTTCCAAGAATATTGTCGATATCTATTATTTTCTTGAAACCTGCTCTTCTTGAAGCTTCGGTAGCGATATGCTTACCTATTCCAGCAACAATAGCTACAAAGTTCTCCAGATCTATACCTATAGAGGCCAGCCAAGACCTTATCTGAATGATTGCATTAAATACTTTATTTACTTGTACTTCATATACATATCTAGCTATCTCCTTAATTTCATACTGATTAAGCATATCTATATCACTACATACAATGCGTGACATTCTAGCCAAGGCTTCATCTAGAGTTTTTCCACGTCCATCAGCTGTCTCTGTAGTATAGTCTGAACTCTCTATATATCCTAAAATAAGCTGAACATCTCCAGCTAAAGCAAATTTTTCTCTACATATACTTATGTAAAAGCCTTTGAAAGGTACCTTATCTACTATTGATGATACATCTGTTCTAAGTGTACCTATGTACACAAGCTCACCATAGAGAAGTTTTTCAGGATCTGTCTTACCTCTAACCAAGGTCTTTCCATTAACCAGAGGAATTATGGTAGTAGTTGTACTACCTATATCAATAAAGAAAGCGTTTGTATAGCCTTGTACAGCGATTAACTTCTCTAATAGCCATGCGCTAGCAGCCCAGTTAGCAGCAGCTACAGATAAAGGATTACTATACAGTTTACTGAGATCTACTAGATTCATATCATAAGTTACATAGAATCTTCTAATAGCATCACTAAAAACATCCTCAACTACATTAACAACACTTTTAACACCAATATCTTTGGTTGGAAATATATCGCTTAGCTCAGCAGTCATACATGTACCAACAAAATAGTTCAAGCAATTACTACAAATTCTATCCTTAATCTCTCTGAGTTTCTTCCTAAGCCCATCAATACCCTTAATCCATATCGGAAAGTACTCTCTAACAATATGTACAACATGTGTATCTCCTAAATGATAGCTAACCTTAACAGCCTTGATATTTGCGCCACCAATATCAAGACCTATTACATCCATTGTGTTATACCCCATATTTTAGTAAAGAGAATTATCTGAATTAGTATTCACATCGATCAATGACGCCCTTATGTATTGCTGTAGCCACTAGAGCATAATTCACACCAAATTTCTTTAAAAGCAACAGCTCTTCTGCATTTCTTAAACCTCCACCTACTGCTACATCTATATTGTTGCAAGTTTTCTTAACCATGTTGACCACCTCTAAATTGATACCTTTTGATGTACCCACACGATCAAGAAATAGAATCAGGATCATTTTAGCACCTTTATCGCAAACTAATTTAGCAGCATGAACTACATCTAGTTTAGTGTTTTGAAACAATACATAGTTTTGTTTGATATCAAGACTAACAAATTTATTCTTTAGGAGATAGAGATCATCAGGATACACCAAATACTCAGTACCAATTATATACCTTATATCGTCACTATCAGTTTTCGTAAGACCTTCTCTTCCAATATCGGTCCATACTTTAAGCCCTAACGATAAAGCTATCTCTATAACATAATCATTCTTACCCTTGCCTACTATAGCATCTATATCGGCTATATATACTGTATCACATCCCAGATTCTTGAATCCTCTCAAAACATCTCTAGGATCAGGAGAACGAGATACAATACTGTAGATTAGTGGTCCATATTTATCTCTCTCACCTGCTATTGCTTGAACAACATAACCATTCATTATATCTAGAACAGGTATTACTTTTATAATATCTATCACCATATTTAGGTATCTATCGAAACTATATTAACGATTAAGGTAATAAACTCAATATCTTTACTATATCTTTACTATGAGTTCTGGTACAGTAGATTCTTCCTATATCATAGAATTCAGCAATAAAAAGAGGGTTCAGATTTATTGTAGATAATGTTTTGGTATCATATATTCTACTTCTATGTTTATTGAATTTAAGGCCTTGCTCCATTAGAGCTGACATCATTAGTTTCATTCATTTCATTAAAAACAACATACATCTATAGTCTTAATTAATGGATTTCTTAAGTTCATGGCTGTTGGGGGAACAGTATTCTGTGAACTTGAGGTAGATGTTTAGTAATTCAAACACATGTGTATTTAACTCAAAACTATATTTCATATATCTATATTTCATATATCTAAACATTTTATGCATCTCGATCTCTACAAAATACCAACATTTGTGATACGCATTACATAGAATAAGGATAATAAAAATAATTGAAGTAGGATCAGTCTATGTAACACTTTTATAATAATATTTACATACTCTATATCTTAGGTAATCCAAACATCAGGAGACCTCCTATGAGTTCGATTGTAGCTGCTACAAGTATTGTTCCTTCAAGCCCTATTGATGCTAATAGCGTTCCTGATAAAAATCCTCCTATTATTGATGCGATAGAGATAGATATAAATATGGTCGTTATTGCTACAGAGACTAGTTCTGGTTTAACGCTTCTTGAAGCTACATAACTTGTTCCAGGTGCACCTACAACTCCGAAAAGCGTCACTAACCAGAATAATATTATGTAAGCCCACATACTTCCTAAAGCAGGATACATTACAAATGTGATAATAGCTGAAGCGATTATAGCTATTATAAGTGTTTTCTTACCTCCTAATCTATCTATCACTGGTCCCCATACGTATGTACCTATACCAAGCATTATTGATGCTACACCCATACCTATAGATGCAATCTCAGGCGGTGCTTTATATATAACATTAAGTACTAATGATAATGATGGATACATTAAGTTCCATCCTATTAGATAGATACATATAGCTATACATGTCCAATAAACTCCTCTCATTTTTAAAGCTGTAGCAATATCTGAACCTTTCATAGCTGGAAGCTGAACCCTGGGAGCTTTGACAGGCAATAGTAAGAGTAATGCTATAGTTGTTAATCCTGCTGCAAGGAAGTATATAGGTTGATATCCTCCTAATGCTGTAGCAAGGGCTCCTGCAAATATTTGGGAGACTCCCATACCGAGCATCATAGATCCTCCTAGAATACCTAGAACTGTACCTCGTATTTTTTCTGGTGCTGTAAGAGCACCTAAAGCCATATATAACGATGTGAATGAGAATACAATACCGCTTATAGT includes these proteins:
- a CDS encoding (5-formylfuran-3-yl)methyl phosphate synthase; protein product: MRLLVSIKDANEVEDAILGGADIIDVKDPSTGSLGLPEFAVLKDVVNIVKSYSSKEVSMALGDISGYCKKLSYVAFSASMLNVDYLKLGIALKDVDEIKRIIMSVSEAIDSLSRPKLVVVGYADFRYEGFIEPTVLIDIAIATKVQGVMIDTFRKNGINTFNLLTIDYLRNFVTFAHNQGLLAAIAGGINMEHLPLCAKLGFDVVGVRGAVCVGKRTDRISRERVKLFKELLKSLEISKEKSISTSST
- a CDS encoding hydantoinase/oxoprolinase family protein — translated: MDVIGLDIGGANIKAVKVSYHLGDTHVVHIVREYFPIWIKGIDGLRKKLREIKDRICSNCLNYFVGTCMTAELSDIFPTKDIGVKSVVNVVEDVFSDAIRRFYVTYDMNLVDLSKLYSNPLSVAAANWAASAWLLEKLIAVQGYTNAFFIDIGSTTTTIIPLVNGKTLVRGKTDPEKLLYGELVYIGTLRTDVSSIVDKVPFKGFYISICREKFALAGDVQLILGYIESSDYTTETADGRGKTLDEALARMSRIVCSDIDMLNQYEIKEIARYVYEVQVNKVFNAIIQIRSWLASIGIDLENFVAIVAGIGKHIATEASRRAGFKKIIDIDNILGKPLASVIPAYGAALMVIEAVKKNGFSGA
- a CDS encoding HisA/HisF-related TIM barrel protein; this translates as MVIDIIKVIPVLDIMNGYVVQAIAGERDKYGPLIYSIVSRSPDPRDVLRGFKNLGCDTVYIADIDAIVGKGKNDYVIEIALSLGLKVWTDIGREGLTKTDSDDIRYIIGTEYLVYPDDLYLLKNKFVSLDIKQNYVLFQNTKLDVVHAAKLVCDKGAKMILILFLDRVGTSKGINLEVVNMVKKTCNNIDVAVGGGLRNAEELLLLKKFGVNYALVATAIHKGVIDRCEY
- a CDS encoding MFS transporter — encoded protein: MPNTSQQQKSSLLPVVFLALSALLAGAGFGIYAPLLVVHALEWGAPEAWATAMVMALPSILAVFLLLPIGITADRTGRRKEIIAVGLVLGIVFNALLGVARSWIELAIYRTISGIVFSFTSLYMALGALTAPEKIRGTVLGILGGSMMLGMGVSQIFAGALATALGGYQPIYFLAAGLTTIALLLLLPVKAPRVQLPAMKGSDIATALKMRGVYWTCIAICIYLIGWNLMYPSLSLVLNVIYKAPPEIASIGMGVASIMLGIGTYVWGPVIDRLGGKKTLIIAIIASAIITFVMYPALGSMWAYIILFWLVTLFGVVGAPGTSYVASRSVKPELVSVAITTIFISISIASIIGGFLSGTLLASIGLEGTILVAATIELIGGLLMFGLPKI